The following nucleotide sequence is from Salvia miltiorrhiza cultivar Shanhuang (shh) chromosome 7, IMPLAD_Smil_shh, whole genome shotgun sequence.
AACCATGCACACATGCATCTACTTACAATGTTGTTATGAGGTTCCTTCCAGTAAAACCCCTGTAGAATCAGAGGTAAGATATTGCACGCTACAAGAACGTATATCAGCAGCGCGTTCATTCCCAACCATTCAAGCACCGTGGTGAACCGCTTCCATCCATGCACATCTACCTGCAAGTGGTAACCCACGTTCACTATTCTGCAGACTTGTTTCACTTAATATGCATGCGTTTATGTTGGATAATCGACTTACCACTAGATATATTGTAGCGAGTAGAATCCCTGCGACGCCAACAGTAACACATGTATAACTGAAGGAGTAAAGAGCCTTGTTGATATGCATCCCTGGAACAATAGTAAACGTTATCTATGAGTACAACAACCTAAGGAATCTTGAACTGCCTGCTACTCTCATTGAGTCCGTTCTAATCCTACCTAAGACGTGACACAGCAATCCCAGGAGCATAAAGCCTGTTGATGGATATGACCACAGAGAAAGTCTTTTTTTGTGTTCCTGAGTAAAATCAAGACAAGATGAAAATAATCAGGCACTCAACATGCAAGAAAATCAAACCATGATGACAAGATCATGGCAAATAACAGCTTATACCTTAAAGTGGACGATAACATGTCCATACTGTAAACCTAGCAAGCACGAGACAATTGCCATCACTGTACTACAAAATGATACAGAATGTGGTTAGTGGAAAAAATTGAAGGCAATGAAGGGTTGTCTTAGTTTACATCACACCCCTGTTGCGTTGAATCCATCACATAGGGTTCTGATCATGGCTAAAACTATTATCAACAATATCTATCAGTCCAGAGAGGCAAAGAAACCTTAAAATTCCTTCTGGATCGAAGGGGGCTCGACACCATGAAGGAGCATCTGGAGGAAGTGGACCATAATCAGGTGAGTTGATACTGCATTGCTGCCAAAGAGAAGTCACATTTAGAGCCCAAATTATATATAACTGACACGAGAATGCGAGGTCTCAAGTTCCTGGGAAAAATTACTTCTGTTCTGGCATATATTGGCTTGCGGTACAAGCGTTGAATACCTAAAACTGCACGATCAATCATTCCCGCAGCATTGCATGCCGGTCCCGTATCAGCTCGAACTCCACATTTCACCTTCAAAGCAATAAACAAGTTAAAAAAGAACACTTTTGGCTGATAACCACAACGAGTAGGTTCCAGTCATATAATATTCTGAGTTTGTAAAGTCGACAACCTACCTTGAATACCTCAGCTCTGGAAGATGCTTCGAAGGGGATATGGTATTCCCAATCGGGAACATATAAACCATATAACATCAGAAGATATATTGTACTAAGCATGAACGCCATGGCCCTGAAGTAGTTATTAAGAAAAGTTTGAATTAAAACATAAACTGGTAGATATTCATGTTTTCAAATAAATCAGAAAATTCTGCTTAAAC
It contains:
- the LOC130993183 gene encoding uncharacterized protein LOC130993183; protein product: MASYKLIRDGGDEGALDLRAKNCALRIDSGGHGVDVESAYLKSNTPSPRLRPPVLGGAGTGGIAKCTPPSGRLVSLDVFRGLTVVLMIIVDDAGGLIPSINHSPWNGLTLADFVMPFFLFMVGVSLGLVYKNMTCRVAASKKAIIRAGKLLVLGIFLQGGYFHGLNKLTYGVDLEQIRWMGILQRIAVAYWVAAMCEIWLRNDEKVDSGVSLLKKYKWQWAMAFMLSTIYLLMLYGLYVPDWEYHIPFEASSRAEVFKVKCGVRADTGPACNAAGMIDRAVLGIQRLYRKPIYARTEQCSINSPDYGPLPPDAPSWCRAPFDPEGILSTVMAIVSCLLGLQYGHVIVHFKEHKKRLSLWSYPSTGFMLLGLLCHVLGMHINKALYSFSYTCVTVGVAGILLATIYLVVDVHGWKRFTTVLEWLGMNALLIYVLVACNILPLILQGFYWKEPHNNILTLIGIGKHNH